ATCTCTGCCGTTTCAAGGCCGGTATCCACGAACAGGGCCAGAAACTCCTCCCCTCCCCAGCGGGCACACAAATCAAACTCCCGCACACAGGATTTCAGGACGGCCGCGAGCTCGACAAGAACCTGATCGCCGGTTGTGTGGCCGTAGCTGTCGTTGATCCGCTTGAAATTATCCACATCGATCAAGGCCAGCGAGTAGGTGGAGCCGTAGCGGGTGGTGCGGGCATCCTCGGCTCGGCAGCGCTCTGAGATCAGACGGCGATTGGGCACGCCGGTGAGAATGTCATGGGTGGCGGAAAGCTGAAGCGCGTCGTTGCGCTGCTCCATTGCCTCAAGATGTTGATCCACCTGGCGTACGTTGCGCGTGAGCGAACGCACCTGGCGGTCATACCGCCTGGAAAGATCGAAAACGTGCTCGTGAAAGAGAGATTGGTAACGATCGGAAATCTTGATGATCCGCTCCAGCCGCTGCTGCTGGGCCTTGCTGCGCTCCAACAACTCGGCCAAAGCCAGACGCAGAGGGTGGTCTGCGTAGGAAGGATTGTCCAGCAGTGCCGTGATCCGTTCTTCGAATTGCTGATCCGACTCTGATCTCGGCTGGGCGCGCGTCATGGTCTCAGACCATCCGGATGTCGAAAGGGAAGGTGTAGTCCTCCTTGAACTCTTCGCCCATTTCCAGCGAGCGATGGTTGCCTTCGTCCCAGAGCCAGGTCACGGTGAGTTCCCGCCCCCCGTCGGAGGCCTCCTGAATGGCATCGAAGATTTCAATCATGCCCCGTACGCTGCTGGTGTTGAGGTAAGCCAGCTGCAATTCCACATCCAGGGGCTTGCTGGTTTCATTCAGGTAGGCGCACACCCAGGAGATCACCTGGTCAAACAGTTCATGGGCATTTTCGGGATAGGATTCGCCCGCCATGGACAGACGCCCCATCTGCCAGTCGCCGCGCACATAGGGCGAACTGGAGGTGGGAGCGAGGTTGAGATCCGATGTTGTCGTGCTGCTGGGGCTCACGGATGGGGAATCGGAGAGTCGTTCAGGGGGCTTCATCATGTCGGATCAGATCGTGGCACGGATGGCAAAGAACGCGTTGCCCCCAAGCCAGGCACCCAGACCGCACTGCAGCGGAGCCGTGGACTTCCTCGCGATCTCGATCAGCCCCAGCCCGGCCCCACGGCCTGGCACCTGCACGCGAGGCTGCCTGAGTTGCTGCTTGTAGAGCTGCTTGAGTTGCTGTTTGTCCAAGCCTGCCAGATAGTTGACGCGCTCTTCCAAGGCTACTCCGTGGGCGGATTCCACAATGTTTCCAGCTGACACCTGGTACCTTCCATCGGCGGTTTCCGCAATCACCACGGTGGCGAGTGACTCGGCGTCCTGAAAGCCGTTGGCTTTCACATAGTTGACAATATTCTGACTCATCTCAATATAAACACTGAACACGTCGATTGCTGCCGGGCTTCGATCAGACGTGGATTCAATGTGCTGACGCAGGGCCACACCGATTTCTGAGATGAGAGTGCGGGTAACGGGCGCATTGAAACTGATCAGAATCCGCTCTGCGAGAAAAAAATCCCTCAACGACGCCAGACCGGTCTGGAGCTCGGTACCCGAAGCGGTCGCGGAAAGATTGAGCATCACCTGGGCGACCACAGGAGCCAAGTTTTGCAAATGGTAACGAGCTCAGGCACGGGCGCCAGTGGGCGGTGTGGGCCCGATCACACCAACCGGAAGGCCAGCATGGTGATGTCATCCCGCTGGGGGTGATCGCCCATGTGGTGGAGGATTGCCCTGTGAATCGCCTCTGCCTGCTTCGGCAAGGGTTCGGCACTGGTCTGCTGGATCAACCGTTGAAAACCTTCCCGGCCAAGACCAAAGCCGCGGTGACCGCCCGCCTGATCCAGAAGTCCATCGGTGGTGAGGTAGTAGGTGCCACCCTCCACCATCGGAATGGCATGGTCGTGGAACGAGCCGATCCGCCGGGACCACAGGGAGCAGGAATCCCCGTTCACGACCTGCATGGACTGAGCATCACTCCAGTAGAGGGAGATGCGGGCTCCGGAAAAGCGCAGGAGCCGGGCCTCGAAGTCGAGGTACACCATGCCGGCGTCCATGGAGGTGGCGATCACCCGCGACCGTTGCGCCTCGCTGAGCACATCCCCCATGTCCGCGTTCATGGTCTGCAGCACCCGGGCCGGCGAACGGATCCCCACCTGCTGGATGGAGCGATCGAGGCCAGCGCGGGCGAGCATGGTCATCATCGCCCCGGGCACACCGTGGCCAGCACAATCAGCGATCCCAATCAGGCAGTGGTCACCATCTTCGTGGAAGAGGTAATAATCGCCACCGACGATGTCTCGGGGCTTCCAGATCACGAAGTGATCATCACCGAAGCGCTCGGAAATCTGGCGATCCGGCAGGATCGAGCGCTGCAGCAGCGCGGCATAGCGAATGGAATCATCCACCTGCTTGTTCGCCGCCCTGAGCTCGCGATTGGTGTCATCGAGCTGCGCCATCGCTTGACGCTGCCTCTGCAGAAGCGTATTGAAGGCTTCAACGAGTTTGCCCACTTCATCCCCTCCGTCGACCGTCAGCAACTCGGTGGCCTTGTCCGGTGAAAAGGCGATGGCGTACGTGGCCCGCACGAGGCGGCGCAGTGGATTGACCACGCGCCGGGAGATGATCTGATAGGAGATGGCCACACCGATGACCAGCAGCAAGGCCAGGTAGAAGGTGGTGTAGGCGTTGACCTCTGTGGAGCCCGGGGTGCGAATCACCTCCCAGGCTGAAAGGATCAAGTAACCAAGAACAAAGCCGTTGAGGACGGCCAGCAGAAGGAAAACTTGCTGAATGGAAAGGTTCTGCCCACCTCCGTATTGCCTCGCCATGGCGCAGCACCTCAAGCCCACACCCTAGCCAGTCACCCCCTGGCCTCGTATCCGGATCCGGAAGCCTGCTCCGCTCCAGCCGGCGGCCCGGGCCAGGCATGAGAGAATGCCCGAACCGTTAGGGGATCCCCGTGGAGCTTCCTGCGGAGCCCCATCGAGCTCAACCGAGCGGTGGCGCGTGAGGAGAGGT
This sequence is a window from Cyanobium sp. PCC 7001. Protein-coding genes within it:
- the siaD gene encoding biofilm regulation diguanylate cyclase SiaD, with protein sequence MTRAQPRSESDQQFEERITALLDNPSYADHPLRLALAELLERSKAQQQRLERIIKISDRYQSLFHEHVFDLSRRYDRQVRSLTRNVRQVDQHLEAMEQRNDALQLSATHDILTGVPNRRLISERCRAEDARTTRYGSTYSLALIDVDNFKRINDSYGHTTGDQVLVELAAVLKSCVREFDLCARWGGEEFLALFVDTGLETAEIIAQRILDMVRHLRVKAGSEELSLTVSIGVAQHAPSELYTNTFARADQALYEAKHSGRDCYKTSAPPPVASA
- the siaC gene encoding biofilm regulation phosphoprotein SiaC — protein: MSPSSTTTSDLNLAPTSSSPYVRGDWQMGRLSMAGESYPENAHELFDQVISWVCAYLNETSKPLDVELQLAYLNTSSVRGMIEIFDAIQEASDGGRELTVTWLWDEGNHRSLEMGEEFKEDYTFPFDIRMV
- a CDS encoding SpoIIE family protein phosphatase — encoded protein: MARQYGGGQNLSIQQVFLLLAVLNGFVLGYLILSAWEVIRTPGSTEVNAYTTFYLALLLVIGVAISYQIISRRVVNPLRRLVRATYAIAFSPDKATELLTVDGGDEVGKLVEAFNTLLQRQRQAMAQLDDTNRELRAANKQVDDSIRYAALLQRSILPDRQISERFGDDHFVIWKPRDIVGGDYYLFHEDGDHCLIGIADCAGHGVPGAMMTMLARAGLDRSIQQVGIRSPARVLQTMNADMGDVLSEAQRSRVIATSMDAGMVYLDFEARLLRFSGARISLYWSDAQSMQVVNGDSCSLWSRRIGSFHDHAIPMVEGGTYYLTTDGLLDQAGGHRGFGLGREGFQRLIQQTSAEPLPKQAEAIHRAILHHMGDHPQRDDITMLAFRLV
- a CDS encoding SiaB family protein kinase, with protein sequence MVAQVMLNLSATASGTELQTGLASLRDFFLAERILISFNAPVTRTLISEIGVALRQHIESTSDRSPAAIDVFSVYIEMSQNIVNYVKANGFQDAESLATVVIAETADGRYQVSAGNIVESAHGVALEERVNYLAGLDKQQLKQLYKQQLRQPRVQVPGRGAGLGLIEIARKSTAPLQCGLGAWLGGNAFFAIRATI